The DNA window CGGAGCGCAGCAGGATGTCCCTGTGGAGTTCCGTCTTGCCGGGGCAATCGCCGCCGACGGCGTTGATGTGAACGCCGGAGCCGACCATGTTGTCGGTCAGAATTGTGGCGCACTGCTTGTCGGCGGTAACGGTCGTGATGATCCCGGCACCTTCAACCGCTTCCTGCCCGGTCTCGCAGATGGTGATGTCGAACCCCATGCCAGCCAGGTTCTTCGCGCATTTCAGCGAGGCTGACCGGTCGATGTCGTAGAGCCTGAGCCGATCGATACCCGTCAGCGCCTTGAAGGCGATGGCCTGGAACTCCGACTGGGCGCCATTGCCGATGATGGCCATGGTGCGCGTGCCGCCCGGCGCCAGATACTTGGCCGCGACAGCGGAGGTGGCGGCGGTGCGAAGTGCCGTCAGGATGGTCATTTCCGTGAGCAGCATCGGGTAGCCGCTGCCAACATCGGCGAGCACGCCGAAGGCGGTGACCGTCTGCAAACCCTGGCGCATGTTCTTGGGATGGCCGTTGACATATTTGAAGCCATAGAGGCGCCCGTCGCTCGTCGGCATCAGTTCGATGACGCCATCATGGCTGTGCGAGGCGATGCGTGGCGTCTTGTCGAACAGTTCCCAGCGGCGGAAGTCTTCCTCGATGTAGCCGGCGAGCTCGGTCAGGAAGCGCTCGACACCGATGGCGATCACCAGTTTCATCATGCGGTCGACGCTGACGAAAGGGACGATATTCAGCTTTGCCGTGGTCATGATCAAAAGCTCCCGGAATGGCTGCGGGTCGGACGGTCCATGATGCGGCGGCCCATCAGGCTGGCCGTCAGGTCGACCATCAGCGTCGCGGTGCGGCCACGCTCGTCCAGAAAGGGATTCAACTCGACCAGGTCCAGGCTGGAGACGAGGCCGCTGTCGGACAGCATCTCCATCACCAGATGCGCCTCGCGGAACGTCGCACCGCCTGGAACCGTGGTGCCGACGGCCGGCGCAATCGAGGGGTCGAGGAAATCGACGTCGAGACTGACATGCAGCAGCCCGTCTTCATCAGACACGCGCGCCAGGAAGGCGCGCAGCAGCGGTGCGATGCCATGCTCGTCGATGGCGCGCATATCATGCACAGTCACTCCCGCCTGGTTGAGGGCGCTGCGCTCAGCCGGGTCGACACTGCGCAGGCCCATGGTGCAGATACGCGTGGGATCGACCACCGCCGGTAGATCCGGAAAATAGCCGCTGAAACCCGGCTGGCCGCTGGCATAAGCGAGCGGAACACCGTGCAGATTGCCGCTGGCGGTGGTGTCGAGCGTGTGGAAATCCGGATGCGCGTCGAGCCACAGCACGAACAGCGGGCGACCGGCCTCTGCGGCGCGGCGGGCAAGGCCCGACACGGTCCCGGCCGAGATCGAATGGTCGCCGCCGAGGAGGATCGGCATGGCGTCCTCGCTTGCCGCGTAGGCGGCCTCGGCAATGGCCGATGTCCAGGCCGATATCTCGGGCAAGGCCTTCAGCGCCAAATTGCCATGCACGACGCGCCTTGCCGGCATTGGCTGGACGGCGCCCATGTCCTCGACGGTGTGGCCGAGGCCGGACAACATCTCGGCAAGCCCTGCGGTCCGCAGCGCACTCGGCCCCATTTCGCATCCCATTCTGCCAGCGCCGTCCTGCACCGGTGCCCCAACGATTCTGCAACGCATTTTTTGTTTTCCCGGCGCCCAAGTTCGAATGCCCGCGAGGAGACCATGGCGAGCTGGCGATATGAACAGGCAAAATTGGCAATCCGGAAAGTATGACTTATCATAATGGAAGCGAAATTGATCGAAATGGTACCATCATGGATGCTCTGGATGAACGGCTGGTGACCTTGCTGCGCCATGATGCGCGCCGCAGCGTGTCGGATCTCGCCGCCGATCTCGGCGTCTCGCGCGCCACGGTCAGGGCGCGTATGGAGCGGCTGGAACGGTCGGGCGAGATCATCGGCTACACCGTGGTGCTGCGCGCCGACGCCGTCGATCAGCGCATCCGGGGCATCATGATGGTCGAGATTGAGGGCCACGCTGCCGACCGCGTGGTCCGGGCGCTGGGCGGTCTTCCCGAGGTTTCCACCATCCACACCACCAATGGCCGCTGGGATTTGGTGGTCGAACTCGGGACCGCCTCACTGACCGATTTCGATGCCGTGCTACGGCGCATCCGCCTAATTGCTGGCATAACGGGCAGCGAAACGAGCCTGCTCCTGGCCACGCCGCGCACGACTCGGGCAAGGCTGACATAAGGATATTCGGTCTCCATGACCGCAGGTCGTAGGTTCGAGCCCTGCTGCCCGTGCCATTCCTTCAATGGAATCAGTCACTTAAAATAGCCTTGCTTGGCTAGGACGCCGAAACTGCGCTTACACATCTCTTGCGCAAACTTGCACGTCCGCAGGGAAGCACGCGATTCTCGAAGGGAAGGTTCACGTCTATCGGCGCAACGGCAGCCCGATTTGGCAGTGCTCGACATTAGTGTTGCGGCGTTGCCACAGTTGTCGCGCTTTTGAGCTCAAGCCAGATGATTTGACCTGCATGCCCTGGTTCGGGTTGACCGATCCAAAGATCTCGCCGGCCTTTGATCCTTATCGATTGGCGCGCGTCGTGGGGCATGGCATCATGGCATGACGGCGTAACATATTGCCGGTCTTCGTCGACCGTGGCGCGCGTCGCCTCCGCGGGGGCGCCATGGGGTTGGGAATGGGAAAAACACAAAATCTGCATTTCGGAGATTTGATCCTCGACGAAACGTGTCTTTTCGCGATCCGCGACGGGCAGACGGTTCAGTTCACCCGAAACGAGCGCGCGCTGCTGCTCGCCTTCTCGCGTAACCCGCAACGCCTCATGCGCCGCACTCGTCT is part of the Mesorhizobium loti genome and encodes:
- a CDS encoding ornithine cyclodeaminase, yielding MTTAKLNIVPFVSVDRMMKLVIAIGVERFLTELAGYIEEDFRRWELFDKTPRIASHSHDGVIELMPTSDGRLYGFKYVNGHPKNMRQGLQTVTAFGVLADVGSGYPMLLTEMTILTALRTAATSAVAAKYLAPGGTRTMAIIGNGAQSEFQAIAFKALTGIDRLRLYDIDRSASLKCAKNLAGMGFDITICETGQEAVEGAGIITTVTADKQCATILTDNMVGSGVHINAVGGDCPGKTELHRDILLRSDIFVEFPPQTRIEGEIQQLDPYHPVTELWEVIAAKAQGRRDAKQITLFDSVGFAIEDFSALRYVRDQLQATGLYEELDLLADPDEPRDLFGMLLRAAMQPAA
- the rocF gene encoding arginase; the protein is MRCRIVGAPVQDGAGRMGCEMGPSALRTAGLAEMLSGLGHTVEDMGAVQPMPARRVVHGNLALKALPEISAWTSAIAEAAYAASEDAMPILLGGDHSISAGTVSGLARRAAEAGRPLFVLWLDAHPDFHTLDTTASGNLHGVPLAYASGQPGFSGYFPDLPAVVDPTRICTMGLRSVDPAERSALNQAGVTVHDMRAIDEHGIAPLLRAFLARVSDEDGLLHVSLDVDFLDPSIAPAVGTTVPGGATFREAHLVMEMLSDSGLVSSLDLVELNPFLDERGRTATLMVDLTASLMGRRIMDRPTRSHSGSF